In the genome of Aspergillus flavus chromosome 8, complete sequence, one region contains:
- a CDS encoding synaptic vesicle transporter, whose translation MQAYLQYRSIRNDVRRQLDDLPDRARASLRDGMFRPEVTDGLDPSSSQTSSSLYSPRQEPVSHGLSSPLPGVELLEKTDDHENHCEVFLVGWDHDEDPMNPRNFTVTTRVMATLIVSALAFVVSAASSIESAVLRQNSAAYNVSEVVASLATGIFLLGFAAGSLVSGPLSEILGRNIVYTGSTSLFMVFVMASGLAPNIGAQLAFRFLAGVFGCPPLTCAGGTVADLWDPLEKTLIFPLYAILSFGGAVLSPVIASYLGQGTLSWRWTNWIVLIMAGLVLGLVVLFQPETYSPLLLKWKAHHLRQLTGDPRYQSKLDLDRTSLLSRIVTACGRQFSLAMYEPIILLLALYMTILYIVLFTFFDGYTHIFSDVHDLSQGLTNITWVAMYVGIMLAGLIVPGMYSSMKNALKEEIPSRDGNGNDNGASSNGQSQPTKSPSLNPENRLWYAMIGAPAIPISLFWMGWTDYKNISVWSPIVGSSLFGFGSICMFISSYMYVIDAYEIYAASALGFMTVTRYCAAGGMTVAGVPFYNNVGVQWTLTILGIISAVMVPVPYIFWKFGKVIRGWSRYAV comes from the exons ATGCAGGCATATCTCCAATACCGCTCAATTAGGAATGATGTTCGCAGACAACTCGATGATCTTCCCGACCGCGCTCGTGCCAGCCTCCGTGATGGGATGTTTCGGCCTGAAGTCACCGATGGTCTCGATCCAAGCAGTTCCCAAACATCCTCGTCGCTGTACTCACCACGGCAGGAACCAGTATCCCATGGATTGTCCTCCCCATTGCCAGGTGTTGAGCTGTTAGAGAAAACTGATGATCATGAAAACCACTGCGAAGTCTTCCTCGTGGGCTGGGACCATGATGAAGATCCCATGAACCCTCGCAATTTCACTGTCACTACACGTGTTATGGCAACGCTCATCGTATCTGCCTTGGCTTTCGTGGTCAGTGCCGCGTCATCCATTGAGTCTGCTGTCCTACGACAAAACAGTGCCGCCTACAATGTCAGCGAGGTTGTCGCGTCTCTAGCCACAggcatttttcttcttggctttgcaGCGGGATCCTTAGTGTCCGGGCCTCTATCAGAGATTCTTGGCCGAAATATTGTCTATACTGGCTCTACGTCTCTGTTTATGGTTTTTGTTATGGCATCTGGCCTAGCACCTAATATTGGAGCCCAGCTTGCCTTCCGGTTCTTGGCGGGTGTATTCGGCTGTCCACCACTCACTTGTGCAGGTGGGACCGTCGCTGATCTATGGGACCCCCTTGAAAAGACACTGATATTCCCACTGTATGCCATTCTTTCGTTCGGAGGCGCTGTTCTCAGTCCAGTAATTGCGTCCTATTTGGGCCAGGGAACACTCTCGTGGCGCTGGACCAATTGGATAGTCCTAATTATGGCTGGTTTGGTTTTAGGTCTGGTCGTTCTTTTCCAACCTGAGACTTAcagtcctcttcttctcaagtGGAAAGCACATCATCTACGGCAGCTGACTGGAGACCCGCGCTATCAATCCAAGTTGGACCTTGACCGCACATCTCTTCTGTCCCGCATTGTTACAGCTTGTGGTCGACAATTCTCCCTGGCTATGTATGAGCCGATCATTCTTTTACTTGCCTTGTATATGACGATCCTGTACATTGTTCTTTTCACCTTTTTTGACGGATACACACACATCTTCAGCGATGTGCACGATCTATCGCAAGGACTGACAAATATAACTTGGGTAGCGATGTACGTGGGCATCATGCTCGCAGGGTTGATTGTGCCGGGAATGTACTCAAGCATGAAGAACGCTCTGAAAGAGGAGATCCCATCTAGGGATGGCAATGGCAACGACAACGGCGCCTCCTCAAACGGACAATCCCAACCGACAAAGTCCCCCTCACTTAATCCAGAGAACAGGCTCTGGTATGCCATGATAGGCGCCCCGGCAATTCCAATCAGTCTGTTCTGGATGGGCTGGACAGACTAT aaaaatatatctGTTTGGTCTCCTATCGTTGGATCGTCTCTGTTCGGCTTCGGTAGCATCTGTATGTTTATCTCCAGTTACATGTACGTGATCGACGCGTACGAGATCTATGCTGCCTCGGCATTAGGTTTCATGACTGTCACCCGCTACTGCGCTGCGGGCGGTATGACTGTTGCCGGGGTTCCATTTTATAATAATGTCGGGGTGCAATGGACTTTGACGATCTTGGGTATCATTAGTGCTGTGATGGTGCCGGTACCCTATATATTCTGGAAGTTTGGGAAGGTCATTCGTGGATGGAGTCGGTATGCTGTTTGA